From the Leptospira sp. WS60.C2 genome, one window contains:
- a CDS encoding NADH-quinone oxidoreductase subunit B encodes MGLTETLSKPGEMFGDMFQVATLENVVQWGQSFSLWPYPFATACCGIEYMSTSCADYDIARFGAERPSFSPRQADMILVLGTITYKMAPVLRQIYDQLAEPKFVISVGACASSGGMFHTYGVLQGVDRILPVDVYVPGCPPRPEALLDALVKLQKKVQGQGLEARRQEVMKKIQEINERNKPLVVA; translated from the coding sequence ATGGGATTAACAGAAACACTATCCAAACCAGGTGAGATGTTCGGCGACATGTTTCAAGTTGCCACACTCGAAAATGTTGTGCAGTGGGGGCAAAGTTTTTCTTTGTGGCCTTATCCTTTTGCCACTGCCTGCTGTGGGATTGAATACATGAGTACCTCTTGTGCCGATTATGACATCGCACGTTTCGGTGCGGAACGACCTTCCTTCTCTCCTCGCCAAGCTGATATGATTTTAGTACTCGGAACCATCACGTATAAGATGGCTCCCGTATTACGCCAAATTTATGACCAACTGGCAGAGCCAAAGTTTGTGATTTCTGTGGGAGCTTGTGCTTCTTCTGGTGGTATGTTCCACACCTATGGTGTGTTACAAGGTGTAGACCGAATCCTTCCCGTGGATGTGTATGTTCCTGGTTGTCCTCCACGACCAGAAGCTCTTCTTGATGCCCTTGTCAAATTACAAAAAAAAGTACAAGGCCAAGGTCTAGAAGCACGCCGCCAAGAAGTTATGAAAAAGATCCAAGAGATCAACGAACGCAACAAACCCCTTGTAGTGGCATGA
- a CDS encoding NADH-quinone oxidoreductase subunit C, with the protein MKEKLSEFIQSRFASDLLPQRDINTNLLHFSIKKESISSVIRTLKDHPEFAFSFLNDLTSIDWLGKREPRFEVIYLLRSPKNNHFRLQLRVPVGEGEEVPSISDLFPAANWPEREVFDLMGIPFSGHPRMERLIMPDNFVGHPLRKDYPLEGPGQDYLIEDLLTIHVKEDIAG; encoded by the coding sequence ATGAAAGAAAAACTATCCGAATTCATCCAGTCCCGATTTGCCAGTGACTTGCTCCCGCAAAGGGACATAAACACAAATCTTCTCCATTTTAGCATCAAAAAGGAAAGTATTTCTTCCGTTATACGCACGTTAAAAGATCATCCGGAATTTGCGTTTTCCTTTTTAAATGACCTCACATCGATCGATTGGTTGGGAAAACGAGAGCCAAGGTTTGAAGTGATTTATTTACTTCGTTCCCCTAAAAACAACCACTTCCGTTTGCAACTCCGTGTTCCTGTGGGAGAAGGGGAAGAGGTTCCTTCTATTTCCGATCTATTTCCTGCAGCTAATTGGCCAGAACGAGAAGTGTTTGATTTGATGGGAATTCCTTTTTCAGGTCACCCCAGAATGGAACGACTCATCATGCCTGATAACTTTGTAGGACATCCACTTCGTAAAGATTATCCACTCGAAGGCCCAGGACAAGACTATCTCATCGAAGACTTACTGACCATTCACGTAAAAGAGGATATTGCCGGTTAG
- a CDS encoding NADH-quinone oxidoreductase subunit D, producing the protein MVMYEKTAEHFGQKFKDLPEGHLLVNLGPSHPATHGILQNVIQIDGERVVDTESVIGYVHRCFEKLGERYDYNQFLVCTDRMNYVSTPLNNIGWILTVEKMMQIQVPDRVTYVRMIISELSRIMDHIICNGIMGVDLGAFSGLLHLFHHRENIYQILEKLTGARLTTTFCRVGGMERDIYPEFQSEIKLILKGLKPALDEFEELLIRNKIFNERTKGIGGISADRAIAYGFSGPNLRAAGVPWDVRKDDPYMFYDKVDFDIPVGEDGSALDRTLVRMEEMRQSMRIIEQLIDGIPEGPYHADVPHTFLPPKDRVYHNMEELIYHFKIIMHGVKVPPGEYYHATEAANGELGFYVVSAGEKSPWRVHVRRPCFWYYQAFPEMVKGGLLADTIATMSSLNVIAGELDC; encoded by the coding sequence ATGGTAATGTACGAAAAAACAGCCGAACATTTCGGTCAAAAATTTAAGGACCTACCAGAAGGTCATTTGCTCGTCAATTTAGGGCCAAGCCACCCTGCCACACATGGAATTTTACAAAACGTAATCCAAATTGATGGAGAACGGGTTGTCGATACAGAGTCCGTGATCGGGTATGTGCATCGTTGTTTTGAGAAATTAGGGGAACGTTACGACTATAACCAGTTCTTAGTGTGTACCGATCGGATGAACTATGTGTCCACTCCTTTGAACAATATCGGATGGATTCTCACTGTCGAAAAGATGATGCAAATCCAAGTGCCTGATCGAGTCACTTACGTTCGAATGATCATCTCGGAGCTTTCCAGGATCATGGACCATATCATTTGTAATGGGATTATGGGAGTAGACCTCGGAGCTTTCTCTGGACTTTTGCACCTTTTCCATCATAGGGAAAATATTTACCAAATCTTAGAAAAACTCACGGGAGCCCGCCTCACCACCACCTTTTGCCGAGTGGGAGGAATGGAACGTGATATTTACCCTGAATTCCAATCCGAAATCAAACTCATTCTAAAAGGACTCAAACCAGCGTTAGACGAATTTGAAGAGCTTCTCATCCGAAACAAAATCTTTAATGAAAGAACCAAAGGGATCGGTGGGATTTCTGCCGATCGTGCGATTGCCTATGGATTTTCTGGTCCAAATTTACGCGCCGCAGGTGTCCCTTGGGATGTTCGAAAAGATGACCCTTATATGTTCTATGATAAGGTCGATTTTGACATTCCTGTGGGAGAAGATGGATCTGCTCTTGATAGAACGCTTGTTCGTATGGAAGAGATGCGCCAATCTATGCGTATCATTGAACAGCTGATTGACGGTATCCCAGAAGGACCTTATCATGCAGATGTGCCACACACATTTCTTCCACCGAAAGACCGTGTGTATCACAACATGGAAGAACTAATCTATCATTTTAAAATCATTATGCATGGAGTGAAAGTTCCTCCTGGGGAATACTATCATGCCACAGAAGCGGCCAATGGGGAACTTGGATTTTATGTGGTATCGGCAGGGGAAAAATCGCCATGGCGGGTGCACGTGAGGCGTCCTTGTTTTTGGTACTACCAAGCGTTCCCAGAGATGGTGAAAGGTGGTCTTCTCGCGGATACCATTGCCACTATGTCGTCCCTCAACGTCATCGCAGGGGAGCTTGATTGTTAA
- the nuoE gene encoding NADH-quinone oxidoreductase subunit NuoE, with protein sequence MAYQFSEESEKRFQRLIPQFPSKRSLILPCLFLLQADKGFVDTEGMQYIADRIGDPVSLAHVHGVATFYTMYNKKPVGKFHIQICANISCYLAGSDSITEHVCSKLGIEKGETTKDKKYTVDEVQCLGACGFGPVAQINDKYYENLTPESIEKILSELEKEG encoded by the coding sequence ATGGCCTATCAATTTTCAGAAGAATCCGAAAAAAGGTTCCAAAGACTGATCCCACAATTTCCGAGCAAACGTTCTCTTATTTTGCCATGTTTGTTTTTATTACAGGCTGACAAAGGGTTTGTGGATACGGAAGGGATGCAATACATTGCTGATCGCATTGGAGATCCTGTTTCTCTTGCTCATGTCCACGGTGTGGCAACGTTTTATACCATGTACAACAAAAAACCTGTCGGGAAATTTCACATTCAGATTTGTGCAAATATCTCTTGTTATCTGGCAGGTTCTGATTCTATTACAGAACATGTTTGTTCTAAATTGGGAATCGAGAAAGGCGAGACCACAAAGGATAAAAAATACACTGTGGATGAAGTGCAGTGCCTAGGTGCTTGTGGTTTTGGACCTGTGGCTCAGATCAATGACAAATATTATGAAAATTTAACTCCAGAATCCATCGAAAAGATTCTTTCTGAATTGGAAAAAGAAGGATAA
- the nuoF gene encoding NADH-quinone oxidoreductase subunit NuoF: MGLKTLLTTHISASDSHTLKHYQSVGGYESLKKAISEMTAEQIVNDVKNSGLRGRGGAGFPTGNKWGFIPKTDKPKYLICNADEGEPGTFKDRMLIERFPHMLIEGMIIAAKAIDSHQGYIYIRGEFHKGIRIVETAVEEAYKAGLLGKNILGLGYDFDLAVYSGAGAYICGEESALINSLEGRRGHPRLKPPFPAVSGLYSCPTVVNNVETFCNVPHIIRMTGEEYKKIGTEKSPGTRLFAVSGHVKKPGIYEVEMGTPMKELIFDICGGIKNDKSLKAVIPGGSSSPILTAEEAMTATMDYESIASLKSMLGSGAVIILSEEADLVETTYRLAEFYSHESCGQCTPCREGTHWVKDLLHKIKVGEGTEKDVELIFSLSRNMEGGTTICPLADACVMAVRPTMTKFKEEFSLRLKKEVSVSH, encoded by the coding sequence ATGGGACTCAAAACTTTACTCACAACACATATTAGTGCTTCCGACTCTCATACGTTAAAACACTACCAATCAGTTGGTGGTTACGAAAGTTTGAAAAAAGCTATCTCAGAAATGACCGCCGAACAAATCGTAAACGATGTGAAGAATTCGGGTCTTCGGGGTCGTGGTGGGGCTGGGTTTCCTACTGGAAACAAATGGGGTTTTATCCCCAAAACCGACAAACCTAAGTATTTAATCTGTAACGCTGATGAAGGAGAACCAGGAACATTCAAAGATAGAATGCTCATTGAACGTTTTCCTCATATGCTCATTGAAGGGATGATCATTGCGGCAAAAGCGATTGACTCCCACCAAGGCTACATCTACATCCGAGGCGAATTTCACAAAGGAATTCGGATTGTAGAAACGGCTGTGGAAGAAGCTTACAAAGCAGGTCTTCTTGGAAAAAACATTCTCGGACTTGGGTATGATTTTGATTTAGCAGTGTATTCAGGTGCAGGTGCTTATATCTGCGGAGAAGAATCGGCTCTTATCAATTCCCTCGAAGGTAGGAGGGGACACCCTCGTCTAAAACCTCCCTTTCCTGCTGTTTCTGGTTTATATTCTTGTCCCACAGTTGTGAACAATGTGGAGACATTTTGTAATGTCCCGCATATCATCCGTATGACGGGTGAAGAATACAAAAAAATTGGAACGGAAAAATCTCCTGGAACAAGGCTTTTTGCAGTCAGTGGGCATGTGAAAAAACCAGGAATCTATGAAGTGGAAATGGGAACTCCGATGAAGGAACTCATCTTCGACATTTGTGGTGGAATCAAAAACGACAAATCGTTAAAAGCTGTGATCCCTGGTGGAAGTTCTTCTCCCATCCTAACAGCAGAAGAAGCCATGACAGCCACTATGGACTATGAATCGATCGCCTCTCTCAAATCCATGTTAGGTTCTGGGGCAGTGATCATTCTCTCCGAAGAAGCAGACCTTGTTGAGACCACTTACCGATTAGCGGAATTTTATTCTCATGAATCCTGTGGACAATGTACACCTTGCCGAGAGGGTACACACTGGGTAAAAGATCTTCTTCACAAAATCAAAGTGGGAGAAGGTACAGAGAAAGATGTGGAACTCATTTTCTCACTCTCAAGAAATATGGAAGGTGGTACCACCATCTGTCCGTTGGCAGATGCATGTGTGATGGCGGTTCGACCAACCATGACAAAGTTTAAGGAAGAGTTTTCTCTTCGGTTGAAAAAGGAAGTGAGTGTTTCTCACTAA
- the nuoH gene encoding NADH-quinone oxidoreductase subunit NuoH — MDWALILAWGIKILSLFFVILTGVAYYTLAERKFAGFIQDRPGPNRAGPFGFFQPLADGIKFIAKEEIFPKNVSKGMYLLAPTISMTCAIMAWAVIPFGGTLPAPEWLTSLTGVVTIDLQIANPDSGVLYMLAISSLSVYGIMIAGWSSNNKYSLLGGVRSTAQMISYELPMGLSIVAIVIMTGSLKLTDISDSQKEMWNILSPPGFVAFFIYVTAMFAETNRLPFDLAEAESELVVGFHTEYGAFKFALFFLAEYMNMITMSCLTTLLFFGGYNVPFHIGSGSQYQAFIGLGFFILKVLFFAFLFIWVRWTLPRFRYDQLMKLGWKKMIPWGLFVVMFASVYTVYWKEGWMKLFI; from the coding sequence ATGGACTGGGCTTTAATTCTTGCTTGGGGGATCAAAATCCTCTCTTTATTTTTTGTAATTCTTACTGGTGTAGCGTATTATACGCTCGCAGAACGTAAGTTTGCTGGTTTTATTCAGGATAGACCTGGTCCAAACCGTGCGGGTCCTTTTGGATTCTTTCAACCTTTGGCAGATGGGATTAAGTTCATCGCCAAGGAAGAAATTTTCCCAAAAAATGTTTCCAAAGGAATGTATCTTCTCGCCCCAACCATCTCCATGACGTGTGCGATTATGGCTTGGGCTGTGATTCCGTTTGGGGGAACTTTACCTGCGCCAGAGTGGCTAACTTCACTTACGGGCGTGGTTACCATCGATTTACAAATCGCAAATCCAGATTCTGGAGTGTTATACATGCTTGCGATTTCTTCTTTGTCTGTGTATGGGATAATGATTGCTGGTTGGTCAAGCAACAACAAATACTCGTTACTTGGCGGTGTTCGTTCGACAGCACAAATGATCAGTTATGAACTACCTATGGGACTTTCGATTGTTGCCATTGTGATTATGACCGGTTCTTTGAAACTCACGGACATCAGTGATTCTCAAAAAGAAATGTGGAATATCCTTTCTCCGCCAGGTTTTGTTGCATTTTTTATTTATGTGACCGCTATGTTTGCAGAAACGAATCGTTTGCCATTTGACCTTGCGGAAGCGGAATCGGAATTAGTCGTAGGGTTTCACACAGAATACGGTGCATTTAAGTTTGCTCTTTTCTTTTTGGCAGAGTATATGAACATGATCACTATGTCATGCCTAACCACCTTACTTTTCTTTGGTGGCTACAATGTCCCATTTCACATTGGGTCTGGCTCTCAATACCAAGCCTTTATCGGTCTTGGATTTTTCATTTTAAAAGTATTGTTTTTTGCCTTTTTGTTCATCTGGGTTAGATGGACACTTCCACGATTTCGATATGACCAACTCATGAAGTTAGGTTGGAAGAAGATGATTCCTTGGGGGCTTTTTGTTGTAATGTTTGCATCCGTATACACAGTATATTGGAAAGAAGGATGGATGAAATTATTTATATGA
- a CDS encoding NADH-quinone oxidoreductase subunit J → MDEIIYMNLENSPSLLLFVFFATVTVITALSVIFQKNPVVSAVSLVFTFFSLAGIYGIMGALFIATMQVLVYAGAIMVLVVFVLMLLSQRAETLSRYRKHPIRLVLLSVFVIGFFFLLYSALTTGVPHSEQMGKGYENAEYIFPIQGTSTVNAKGNVATVGASTYLDYLLPFEMISILLLVAVLGAVILAKKKLTEVDQTKDTVL, encoded by the coding sequence ATGGATGAAATTATTTATATGAACCTAGAAAACTCTCCATCATTACTGCTTTTTGTTTTTTTTGCGACAGTGACAGTCATCACAGCCCTTAGTGTGATCTTTCAAAAAAATCCTGTTGTCTCTGCGGTATCTCTAGTATTTACCTTTTTCTCACTTGCAGGGATTTACGGAATTATGGGTGCCTTGTTCATTGCCACTATGCAGGTGTTAGTGTATGCTGGTGCTATTATGGTTTTGGTTGTGTTTGTTTTAATGTTACTATCACAACGAGCGGAGACCTTGTCGCGTTATAGAAAACATCCCATTCGTTTGGTTTTGTTATCTGTATTTGTGATAGGTTTCTTTTTTCTATTGTATTCGGCACTCACAACAGGAGTTCCGCACTCCGAACAAATGGGGAAAGGATACGAAAATGCGGAATACATTTTCCCAATCCAAGGAACCTCCACGGTGAATGCGAAAGGAAACGTGGCAACAGTTGGTGCGTCAACTTATTTAGATTATCTTTTGCCTTTTGAAATGATTTCCATCTTACTTCTTGTGGCAGTGCTTGGAGCAGTGATCCTCGCTAAAAAGAAACTCACAGAAGTCGACCAAACAAAGGATACGGTTCTATGA
- the nuoK gene encoding NADH-quinone oxidoreductase subunit NuoK, producing the protein MNQLISGIPVTYILGLAGILFSIGVLGVLIRRNIVIIFMSVELILNSVNLVFVTFSKALSHISGETIVFFVMAIAAAEAAVGLALVIAIFRHKKSTNVDELQSMRW; encoded by the coding sequence ATGAATCAACTCATCAGCGGCATTCCCGTTACCTATATACTTGGCCTAGCTGGCATTTTATTCTCCATTGGGGTTCTTGGTGTTCTCATCAGAAGAAATATCGTGATCATTTTTATGTCTGTGGAACTCATTCTCAATTCAGTCAATTTGGTTTTTGTTACGTTTTCAAAAGCATTATCTCACATCAGTGGCGAGACCATTGTTTTTTTCGTGATGGCAATTGCTGCGGCGGAAGCAGCTGTGGGTCTTGCCCTTGTCATTGCGATTTTCCGTCATAAAAAATCCACAAACGTGGATGAACTCCAATCAATGAGATGGTAA
- the nuoL gene encoding NADH-quinone oxidoreductase subunit L: MLDLFPIVVLLPLLGFLHNGLLKDRIPHRFAGAIGTLAVFIPFLITLGAFNEFNPMERTAPHLVPVFDWIVIGDFKTSFGYQIDQLSLYMTLIITGIGSLIHLYSMGYMKGNKGYNRFFAYLNLFIFCMLNLVLSDNLVLTFLGWEGVGLASYLLIGFDYDKSSAAEAGMKAFILNRIGDVGFILGTGFLFWLGGSLQYLTLQTNLQELGAFSEYANLVALFFFIAAMGKSAQIPLYVWLPDAMAGPTPVSALIHAATMVTAGVFLIVRLNFVFLLAPDTSFFIACIGALTALFAATIGVLQNDIKKILAYSTVSQLGFMFLAMGSMSYVAGLFHLMTHAFFKALLFLGAGSVIHALHHEQNIKHMGKLFGKIKTTSITFLLGTLAIAGFFPFAGFFSKDLILEKTYTYGAFGSILWTVGVVAAFFTSFYMFRLVFVVFFGKDNIDPHHKVHESPWTMTLPLILLAVGAVFAGFLQTPHFFLHIDTLERYFAPVLERGFQLAGQSGTLVEHSELAHDVEFSLAAFSVVIASIGLLLAYFLYQRKQSQILEEHTGFRKILFHKYYIDEIYDIIFVKPYVFVSKIVAYHFDTKVLDRFFLGIGGSFGVIANGLRRLQSGFIGDYALYVVLGTFCILAYLLTRGV, from the coding sequence ATGTTAGATTTATTTCCTATCGTTGTTCTCCTTCCTCTCCTTGGTTTTTTACACAATGGTCTTTTAAAAGACCGCATCCCACACCGATTTGCTGGTGCGATTGGGACTCTTGCGGTTTTCATTCCATTTCTCATCACCTTGGGTGCGTTTAATGAGTTTAACCCAATGGAACGCACCGCACCTCATTTAGTTCCAGTCTTTGATTGGATTGTGATTGGAGACTTTAAAACCTCCTTCGGTTACCAAATCGATCAGCTTTCTCTCTACATGACTCTCATCATTACGGGTATTGGGTCGCTCATCCATTTGTATTCCATGGGTTACATGAAAGGAAACAAAGGATACAATCGGTTTTTCGCTTACCTCAACCTATTTATCTTTTGTATGTTAAACCTAGTTCTCAGTGATAACTTGGTGTTAACCTTCCTTGGATGGGAAGGTGTTGGTCTTGCTTCGTATCTACTCATAGGCTTTGATTATGACAAATCCTCCGCGGCAGAAGCGGGGATGAAAGCTTTTATTCTAAACCGAATTGGTGACGTTGGCTTTATCTTAGGAACAGGATTTCTTTTTTGGTTAGGTGGAAGTTTACAATACTTAACTTTGCAAACAAATTTGCAAGAGTTAGGTGCTTTTTCTGAGTATGCGAACTTGGTAGCGCTTTTTTTCTTCATTGCTGCAATGGGAAAATCGGCTCAAATTCCACTTTATGTTTGGTTACCTGATGCGATGGCCGGTCCAACACCTGTATCTGCCCTCATCCATGCAGCAACGATGGTGACAGCGGGAGTATTCCTCATTGTTCGTTTGAATTTTGTTTTTTTGCTCGCACCAGATACTTCTTTCTTCATCGCTTGCATCGGCGCACTCACAGCTCTTTTTGCCGCTACAATTGGCGTTTTGCAAAACGACATCAAAAAGATTCTCGCTTACTCAACGGTTTCCCAACTAGGATTTATGTTTTTAGCAATGGGTAGCATGAGTTATGTGGCGGGTCTTTTCCATTTGATGACACATGCCTTTTTCAAAGCACTTCTTTTCCTTGGTGCAGGTTCCGTGATCCATGCCCTTCACCATGAACAAAACATCAAACACATGGGTAAACTGTTTGGCAAAATCAAAACCACTTCGATTACCTTTTTACTGGGTACACTCGCGATTGCTGGTTTTTTCCCTTTCGCTGGATTCTTCTCCAAAGATTTGATTTTAGAAAAAACTTACACCTACGGAGCGTTTGGCTCCATCCTCTGGACAGTCGGAGTTGTAGCTGCCTTTTTCACTTCATTTTATATGTTCCGTCTTGTTTTTGTTGTCTTTTTTGGTAAGGACAATATAGATCCGCATCATAAAGTGCATGAATCTCCTTGGACCATGACTCTGCCTCTCATCCTCCTTGCGGTAGGAGCAGTGTTCGCTGGATTTTTACAAACTCCTCATTTTTTCTTACATATCGATACATTAGAAAGATACTTTGCTCCTGTATTGGAACGTGGATTTCAACTAGCGGGTCAATCGGGCACACTTGTGGAACACTCGGAACTTGCTCATGATGTTGAATTTTCTTTAGCGGCTTTTTCTGTCGTGATCGCAAGTATTGGACTTTTACTTGCTTACTTCTTGTACCAAAGAAAACAAAGCCAAATTCTGGAAGAACACACAGGATTTCGTAAGATTCTTTTTCACAAATACTACATTGATGAAATCTACGATATAATCTTTGTGAAACCGTATGTATTTGTTTCAAAAATTGTAGCATATCATTTTGATACAAAAGTTCTCGATCGATTCTTTCTGGGTATTGGTGGAAGTTTTGGGGTGATTGCCAATGGCCTAAGGCGACTCCAGTCAGGGTTTATCGGTGATTATGCTTTGTACGTTGTATTAGGTACGTTTTGTATCTTAGCGTATTTATTAACTAGGGGGGTGTAA
- a CDS encoding NuoM family protein: protein MPEQILSIIIFLPIVSSFLIVVQKRVGAVVVISALSSAFTTILSVGLFFFYDSTKSGLQFVHWIPDWILSGKLSVDYHVGLDGVSLLLFALTAFMFFLSSIASWSNIPKKIKEFHICLLVLETAVLGVFAAGNLLLFYVFWELMVLPMVLMIGIWGGEERTKAALKYFLFSMAGSLFMLGGILTLYFKTGKTSIESLSTASLSMYTEPLQWFLFFSFFLAFAIKIPLFPFHTWMPDVHTQAPTVGSVDLAGVLLKIGAYGFIRFCIPFFPEQSLFSQTGVQILAVIGILYGSMAALVQTDIKRIIAYSSLSHLGFCILGIFSYTTEGVVGGMLQMVSHGVSTGMIFLMIGMIYERAHTRNISEFGGLASQMPVFSTFFLIAVLSSIGLPGTNGFVGEFLILVGSLKSNVWLGGIAATGVVFGALYLLWFVKRFLFGVSKTIQAKPYKDLTFREIGILTPLVVFIFWIGLYPKPFLEILHTSSNVFLNSASLESVTERKQIQKDFLGSGEQRLYPDYLSLGKEPKTYEERLGKYQSKYALPSLVTVHEALPKLEDNLENLENSIESDFDLESEPNGKKGN, encoded by the coding sequence GTGCCGGAACAAATTTTATCCATCATTATCTTTTTACCAATTGTTTCCTCATTTCTCATCGTTGTCCAAAAGCGAGTTGGGGCCGTGGTTGTCATTTCCGCTCTTTCTTCTGCCTTTACGACAATCTTATCAGTCGGACTTTTTTTCTTTTATGATTCCACAAAGTCTGGATTACAGTTTGTCCATTGGATTCCCGATTGGATCCTTTCGGGTAAACTCAGCGTGGACTACCATGTTGGGCTTGATGGAGTTTCTCTTCTTTTATTTGCGCTCACTGCCTTTATGTTCTTTTTGTCGAGTATTGCCTCCTGGTCCAATATTCCCAAAAAAATCAAAGAATTCCATATCTGTTTATTGGTATTGGAAACAGCGGTTCTTGGAGTCTTTGCCGCAGGAAACTTACTGTTGTTTTATGTGTTTTGGGAACTCATGGTGCTTCCGATGGTTCTTATGATTGGAATCTGGGGAGGGGAAGAACGAACCAAAGCGGCATTGAAATACTTCCTTTTTTCAATGGCTGGTTCCTTGTTCATGTTAGGTGGAATTCTCACTCTTTATTTCAAGACAGGAAAAACGTCCATTGAATCCTTATCAACCGCAAGCCTTTCGATGTATACGGAACCATTACAATGGTTTTTGTTTTTTAGTTTTTTTCTCGCATTTGCCATCAAGATTCCTTTGTTTCCTTTTCATACTTGGATGCCAGATGTCCATACCCAAGCACCGACAGTCGGTTCTGTGGACCTTGCAGGGGTCCTTCTAAAAATCGGAGCCTATGGATTTATCCGTTTTTGTATCCCTTTTTTCCCAGAACAAAGTTTGTTTTCACAAACAGGTGTACAAATCCTTGCTGTGATTGGAATTTTATATGGTTCTATGGCAGCACTTGTACAAACAGACATCAAACGTATCATTGCGTATAGTTCTTTGTCCCACCTTGGGTTTTGTATTTTAGGAATTTTTTCGTACACTACGGAAGGTGTTGTGGGCGGGATGTTACAAATGGTCTCTCATGGTGTATCGACTGGGATGATCTTTCTTATGATCGGTATGATCTATGAAAGAGCACACACTCGAAACATATCAGAGTTTGGTGGTCTTGCAAGCCAGATGCCAGTGTTCTCCACATTTTTTCTGATCGCAGTGTTATCCTCAATAGGTCTTCCGGGCACCAATGGTTTCGTTGGGGAGTTTCTCATTTTAGTGGGATCACTCAAGTCCAACGTATGGCTCGGTGGAATTGCTGCCACAGGGGTTGTGTTTGGTGCGTTATATTTATTATGGTTTGTGAAACGATTCCTATTTGGTGTAAGTAAAACAATTCAAGCAAAACCATACAAAGATTTAACCTTTCGAGAAATTGGAATTTTGACTCCACTTGTTGTGTTTATCTTTTGGATTGGACTCTATCCAAAACCGTTCTTAGAAATCTTACATACTTCTTCGAATGTGTTTTTGAATTCTGCGTCTTTGGAATCTGTAACCGAACGAAAACAAATTCAAAAAGACTTTTTAGGATCTGGTGAACAAAGGTTATACCCTGATTATCTCAGTTTAGGGAAGGAGCCAAAAACCTATGAAGAAAGACTGGGAAAATACCAATCTAAATACGCACTTCCAAGTTTAGTGACCGTTCATGAGGCTTTGCCAAAATTAGAAGACAATCTGGAAAATTTAGAAAATTCCATTGAGTCTGATTTTGATTTAGAATCGGAACCAAACGGCAAAAAAGGAAACTAA